A portion of the Rhodopseudomonas sp. BAL398 genome contains these proteins:
- the serA gene encoding phosphoglycerate dehydrogenase yields MTAPRVLISDALSPAAVQIFKDRGIDVDFQPALGKDKEKLAEIIGNYDGLAIRSATKATAKILEKATKLKVIGRAGIGVDNVEIPAATAKGIIVMNTPFGNSITTAEHAITLMLSLAREIPAADASTQAGKWEKNRFMGVEITAKTLGVIGCGNIGAIVADRALGLKMKVVAFDPFLSPERAKDIGVEKVELDELFKRADFITLHTPLTDKTKNIIDAAAIAKMKKGVRIINCARGGLVDEQALVDALNAKQVAGAAFDVFVEEPATKNVLFGHPNVICTPHLGASTAEAQENVALQVAEQMSDYLLTGAISNAVNFPSITAEEAPKLKPYIELAEKLGSFAGQLTESGITKVTITYEGNVAEMKIKALTSAVLTGLLRPMLGDINVVSAPVIAKERGMVVDEVVRAAQSDYDSLITLTVTTERQERSVSGTVYADGRPRLVDIKGIRVDAEFGKSMIYVTNEDKPGFIGRFAGLLGDAKINIATFNLGRHAQGQDAIALVEVDGAVPAEVLAKVQALPQVKQAKALVF; encoded by the coding sequence GGCGATCCGCTCCGCCACCAAGGCGACAGCCAAGATTCTCGAAAAGGCCACCAAGCTCAAGGTGATCGGCCGCGCCGGCATCGGCGTCGACAATGTGGAAATCCCCGCGGCGACCGCCAAGGGCATCATCGTGATGAACACGCCGTTCGGCAATTCGATCACCACCGCCGAACACGCGATCACCTTGATGTTGTCGCTGGCGCGCGAAATTCCGGCGGCCGATGCCTCGACCCAGGCCGGCAAGTGGGAGAAGAACCGCTTCATGGGCGTCGAGATCACCGCCAAGACGCTCGGCGTGATCGGCTGCGGCAATATCGGCGCGATCGTCGCCGACCGCGCGCTCGGCCTGAAGATGAAGGTGGTTGCCTTCGATCCGTTCCTGTCGCCGGAGCGCGCCAAGGACATCGGCGTCGAGAAGGTCGAGCTGGACGAGCTGTTCAAGCGCGCCGATTTCATCACCCTGCATACGCCGCTGACCGACAAGACCAAGAACATCATCGACGCGGCGGCGATCGCCAAGATGAAGAAGGGCGTGCGCATCATCAACTGCGCGCGCGGCGGTCTGGTCGACGAGCAGGCGCTGGTCGATGCGTTGAATGCCAAGCAGGTCGCGGGCGCCGCCTTCGACGTGTTCGTCGAGGAGCCGGCTACCAAGAACGTGCTGTTCGGCCACCCCAATGTGATCTGCACCCCGCATCTGGGCGCCTCCACCGCCGAGGCCCAGGAAAACGTCGCGCTGCAGGTCGCCGAGCAGATGTCGGACTATCTGCTGACCGGCGCGATCTCCAACGCGGTGAATTTTCCGTCGATCACCGCCGAAGAGGCGCCGAAGCTGAAGCCCTACATCGAACTGGCCGAAAAGCTCGGCTCGTTCGCCGGCCAGCTCACCGAGTCCGGCATCACCAAGGTCACGATCACCTATGAGGGCAATGTCGCCGAGATGAAGATCAAGGCGCTGACCTCGGCGGTGCTGACCGGCCTGTTGCGGCCGATGCTGGGCGATATCAACGTGGTGTCGGCGCCGGTGATCGCCAAGGAGCGCGGCATGGTGGTTGACGAAGTCGTCCGCGCCGCGCAAAGCGATTACGACAGCCTGATCACGCTGACGGTCACCACCGAGCGGCAGGAGCGCTCGGTGTCGGGCACGGTCTATGCCGACGGTCGGCCGCGGCTGGTCGATATCAAGGGCATCCGGGTTGACGCCGAATTCGGCAAGTCGATGATCTATGTCACCAACGAGGACAAGCCGGGCTTCATCGGCCGCTTCGCCGGCCTGTTGGGCGACGCCAAGATCAACATCGCGACCTTCAATCTGGGCCGTCACGCCCAGGGCCAGGACGCCATCGCGCTGGTCGAGGTCGACGGCGCGGTGCCGGCGGAGGTGCTGGCCAAGGTGCAGGCGCTGCCGCAGGTCAAGCAGGCCAAAGCGCTGGTGTTCTGA
- a CDS encoding methyl-accepting chemotaxis protein, with protein MKLNNLKITPKLAVLVGVTLFGLCATGVLAGYLVKREMLNARIDQTKAIVDMARNLAADLQKDVAAGKLTKEAAIAEFGRVGNAMRYNDGAGYLFGSTMDGVTILSPNPAQLGQQRLDSQTNGRFLTKEWIAGVSAKGEEMLTYEYMKPGEKTPIKKFGVAAAIPAWNMYVGTGGYLEDLNAKLVPIMVSLGLAVLAIGGIAGLIAWTIGRSISRPLGQLGTRMKALADGALDGEIPGLDRGDEIGAMASTVQVFKDNALRIRELDQAEAATQQRAGAERRAAMESIADDFERSVNGIVRSVAAAAAGMQTTAQSMTETASDASSRAATVGAASERSSTNVGTVASAAEELSASVAEVLRQVSQSSAIASKAVGDAERTNATVQLLSSGAEKIGEVVQLIHSIATQTNLLALNATIEAARAGESGRGFAVVASEVKALASQTAKATEEISAQVSAMQASTSEAVQSISAITGTIAEMSHITTSISSAVEQQGTATREIASSIQSVAAGSSEVSDHIGGVSVAAEATGAAASQVLDNARELDNQSSMLRSAVDDFLSKVRAA; from the coding sequence GTGAAGCTGAACAATTTGAAGATCACCCCGAAGCTAGCCGTCCTGGTAGGGGTGACGTTGTTCGGACTTTGCGCCACCGGCGTCCTGGCCGGGTATCTGGTCAAGCGGGAAATGCTCAACGCGCGCATCGATCAGACCAAGGCGATCGTCGATATGGCGCGCAATCTGGCGGCCGACCTGCAGAAGGACGTCGCCGCCGGCAAGCTCACCAAGGAAGCCGCGATCGCCGAGTTCGGTCGGGTCGGCAATGCGATGCGCTACAATGACGGCGCCGGCTATCTGTTCGGCTCGACCATGGATGGCGTCACGATCCTGTCCCCGAACCCGGCGCAGCTCGGCCAGCAACGCCTCGACTCGCAAACCAATGGTCGGTTTCTGACCAAGGAATGGATCGCCGGCGTCTCCGCCAAGGGCGAGGAGATGCTGACCTATGAATATATGAAGCCGGGCGAGAAGACGCCGATCAAGAAATTCGGCGTTGCGGCGGCGATCCCGGCCTGGAATATGTATGTCGGGACCGGCGGCTATCTCGAGGATCTCAACGCCAAGCTGGTTCCGATCATGGTCTCGCTCGGCCTTGCGGTTCTGGCGATCGGCGGCATTGCCGGCCTGATCGCCTGGACGATCGGCCGCAGCATCAGCCGCCCGCTCGGCCAGCTCGGCACCCGGATGAAGGCGCTGGCCGATGGCGCGCTGGATGGTGAGATCCCCGGCCTCGACCGCGGCGACGAAATTGGCGCGATGGCGTCCACCGTTCAGGTGTTCAAGGACAATGCGCTGCGCATCCGCGAGCTCGACCAGGCCGAAGCCGCGACGCAACAGCGCGCCGGTGCCGAGCGCCGCGCCGCGATGGAGAGCATCGCCGACGATTTCGAGCGCAGCGTCAACGGCATCGTCCGTTCGGTCGCGGCGGCGGCGGCCGGCATGCAGACCACCGCGCAATCGATGACCGAGACCGCGAGCGACGCCTCGTCGCGCGCCGCGACCGTCGGTGCGGCGTCCGAACGCTCCTCGACCAATGTCGGCACCGTGGCCTCGGCCGCCGAAGAGCTGTCGGCCTCCGTGGCCGAGGTGCTGCGCCAGGTGTCGCAGTCGAGCGCCATCGCCAGCAAGGCGGTGGGCGATGCCGAACGCACCAATGCGACGGTGCAGCTGCTCTCCAGCGGCGCGGAAAAGATCGGCGAAGTGGTGCAACTGATCCACTCGATCGCCACCCAGACCAATCTGCTCGCCCTCAACGCCACCATCGAGGCGGCGCGCGCCGGCGAATCCGGCCGCGGCTTTGCGGTCGTGGCGTCCGAGGTGAAGGCGCTGGCGAGCCAGACCGCCAAAGCGACCGAGGAAATCTCCGCCCAGGTCTCCGCCATGCAGGCCTCGACCAGCGAAGCGGTGCAGTCGATCAGCGCCATCACCGGCACCATCGCCGAGATGAGCCACATCACCACCAGCATCTCCAGCGCGGTCGAACAGCAGGGCACCGCGACCCGGGAAATCGCCAGCAGCATCCAGTCGGTGGCGGCCGGCTCGAGCGAGGTCAGCGATCATATCGGCGGCGTCAGCGTCGCCGCCGAGGCCACCGGCGCCGCCGCCTCGCAGGTGCTGGACAATGCCCGCGAGCTCGACAATCAGTCCAGCATGCTGCGCAGCGCCGTCGACGACTTCCTCAGCAAGGTGAGGGCCGCCTGA